Within Mongoliitalea daihaiensis, the genomic segment CGCTTTTTAAGGGTTTTAAAAACTCCCAAAGCTACCAAATCAGTGATACAAAATACCGCATCCGGAGGATTGGGTAGTGCAAGTAATCGATCCATAAAAATTTCTCCTTCCTCCTCAGAAATCGATTCACAATGGATGATGTACTCTTCTAAAACAGGAAGCTGATGATCATTTAGTGCTTGCTTGTAACCCTTTAGACGCTCACAAGCGTTCAGCACATCTTTTCTTCCTGCTATATGGGCAATGCGGGAATAACCATTTTCAATCAAGTGCTTGGTGGCTTGATACCCCCCTTCAAAATCATCTACGATCACTTGAGGGATGGACAATTTCTCTAAAACTTTATCAAATTGAATGACAGGCTTGCCTTCATCAACGAACTCTAAAATATGATCTCCCTCAAAAGTCTCATTGGAAATAGAAATCAAAAGACCGTCCACACTGCTAGCCATCATCGTCCTACAAGCAATGATTTCATCTGTCAGATGATCATTTGATTGACTAACAAGTATATTGTAACCTGATTTTTTAGCCTCATCTATTGCTCCACTGATAACTGTAGAAAAAAAATGATGAACCAATTCTGGCACAATCAAGCCGATATTTTTGGTCCTGCTTTTGCGGAAATTTACTGCTATGATATTGGGTACATAATTATGTTTTGCTGCATAATCTTTTACCAGTTGAATAGTTTCTTCGGCAATGTCAGGATGAGCTTTTAATGCCCTAGATGCCGTAGAAATTGAAATACCCAATTCTTTTGCAATATCTTTCAGTGTCAATTTTCTCCGCTCACTCATACAAATGGATTATTTTCTAAGAACAGTACCAATATAAATGGAATCCATCAAAATCTTGGCACTTACAAGAAAAATTGTCGAAATCGGAAAAAAGGAAGCTGGAACTTTGGGTTGAGAGCGTTTGACTTAGAATTTCTGTTTTAATTGAAGGCATACCCGGTCAATATGCTGGAAGCAAGAAACCAAGTTTCAATGAAATGTG encodes:
- a CDS encoding LacI family DNA-binding transcriptional regulator; amino-acid sequence: MSERRKLTLKDIAKELGISISTASRALKAHPDIAEETIQLVKDYAAKHNYVPNIIAVNFRKSRTKNIGLIVPELVHHFFSTVISGAIDEAKKSGYNILVSQSNDHLTDEIIACRTMMASSVDGLLISISNETFEGDHILEFVDEGKPVIQFDKVLEKLSIPQVIVDDFEGGYQATKHLIENGYSRIAHIAGRKDVLNACERLKGYKQALNDHQLPVLEEYIIHCESISEEEGEIFMDRLLALPNPPDAVFCITDLVALGVFKTLKKRAIRIPDQVAIVGFSNWKLAEIVTPSLTSVDQHGYKMGVEAIRMLIQKLDNKEYEIPEKIELKTALVIRESSVKST